Proteins from one bacterium genomic window:
- the nagZ gene encoding beta-N-acetylhexosaminidase, producing the protein MGNINNKKMNDLTVKEKIFQMFIMGFSGTDLNPENKNIQNAIKNGLGGVILFAENIDSYNQISDLSKNLQDTAKIPLFVSIDQEGGLVERTINIKNKINYLTAMALASTQNPEFIEKHTQIMAEELKFMGVNMNFAPVLDVNTNANNPIIGVRSFGSSTEDVIKYSEPVYRTFIQNQIIPVGKHFPGHGETSMDSHLDMPAVELSFEELENVHIKPFKNALNNDLDALMIAHVFYKYFDFPEKEAVPASLSKTIITDYLKGKLNYKGLIISDDMVMGGISKHYSYLDACIKGINAGIDLFIFRNSNDEIIKLIDELVNAVEKGLIPLEKIDESVEKILFIKEKYGILSSSPKKVINQSKSQEIIDKTALKSIKIEKKGNLIPLNKNKNFLILSPDKSKIFNLAKDKSKISDFLNEIKHKELIYTLNPQNEEIKKILEMTKDFDAVIFVEYNSVFYKNQINLIEKIETPVLLISTGVSCVFNEITKIDSLIKSYCLKKPSIRALAQVIKGN; encoded by the coding sequence ATGGGAAATATTAATAACAAAAAAATGAATGATTTAACTGTTAAAGAAAAAATATTCCAGATGTTTATTATGGGGTTTTCCGGAACCGACTTAAATCCTGAGAATAAAAATATTCAAAATGCGATAAAAAACGGACTCGGGGGAGTTATATTGTTTGCTGAAAATATTGATTCCTACAATCAAATTAGCGATTTATCAAAAAATTTACAGGATACAGCAAAAATCCCCCTTTTTGTAAGCATTGATCAAGAAGGCGGGCTTGTTGAACGGACTATTAATATAAAAAATAAAATTAATTATCTTACTGCTATGGCGCTTGCATCAACACAAAATCCTGAATTTATTGAAAAACACACACAAATTATGGCGGAAGAATTAAAATTCATGGGTGTAAATATGAATTTTGCGCCTGTTCTTGATGTCAACACCAATGCAAATAACCCGATTATCGGTGTAAGAAGTTTTGGCAGCAGCACTGAAGATGTTATCAAGTACTCAGAGCCTGTTTATAGAACTTTTATACAAAATCAGATTATTCCTGTGGGAAAACATTTTCCGGGACATGGAGAAACCTCTATGGACTCACATCTTGACATGCCGGCTGTAGAATTGTCTTTTGAAGAACTCGAAAATGTTCATATAAAACCTTTTAAGAACGCTCTTAACAATGATTTAGATGCTTTGATGATAGCGCACGTTTTTTATAAATATTTTGATTTCCCTGAAAAAGAAGCTGTTCCTGCATCACTTTCAAAAACAATAATTACGGATTATTTAAAAGGAAAATTAAACTACAAAGGACTTATAATCTCAGATGATATGGTGATGGGCGGGATAAGCAAGCACTACAGTTATTTGGATGCCTGTATAAAAGGAATTAATGCCGGTATTGACTTATTTATATTCAGAAATTCCAATGATGAAATCATTAAACTTATTGATGAACTCGTAAATGCAGTAGAAAAAGGGTTAATTCCCCTTGAAAAAATTGATGAATCCGTAGAAAAAATACTTTTTATCAAGGAAAAGTACGGGATTTTGTCCTCCAGCCCGAAAAAGGTTATCAATCAATCGAAATCACAGGAAATAATCGATAAAACAGCACTGAAATCAATAAAAATAGAAAAAAAAGGAAATTTAATTCCCTTAAATAAAAACAAAAATTTTTTGATTTTATCTCCCGATAAATCAAAAATATTTAATCTTGCAAAAGATAAATCAAAAATTTCTGATTTTCTTAATGAAATCAAACATAAAGAACTTATTTATACGCTTAATCCGCAAAATGAAGAAATCAAAAAGATTTTAGAAATGACAAAAGATTTTGATGCCGTAATTTTTGTTGAATACAATTCTGTTTTTTACAAAAATCAGATTAACCTGATTGAAAAAATAGAAACACCTGTCCTTTTAATAAGCACGGGTGTTTCTTGTGTTTTCAATGAAATAACAAAAATAGACTCTCTGATTAAAAGTTATTGCCTCAAAAAACCGTCAATAAGGGCTTTAGCCCAAGTTATTAAAGGGAATTAA
- a CDS encoding type II CAAX endopeptidase family protein has protein sequence MSGKNKLGLNILNSRLDEHVPWKISDVIYAYVLVFVVSLIFIGIFLYANLDINIGVFTALLQLAVSFSTLGIVYAIVTIKYQVPFKEAFGIYFHKTPYFFKQGILAAIAILLCTTLLSFMFSQFGGAVKQSPYISMPEDKIKAIIFLAIFIAPIIEEIFFRGFMQPALVKTIGAFPGIVITALIFGFSHTQYFNYNAALVAVTTIGLILGITKYYTGSVIPGIFAHLFNNLLAAISLLSLH, from the coding sequence ACTTAACTCAAGACTTGATGAACATGTTCCATGGAAAATATCGGACGTAATTTACGCGTATGTTCTTGTTTTTGTGGTTTCTTTAATTTTTATAGGAATTTTTCTATATGCAAACCTGGATATCAATATTGGTGTTTTTACCGCCCTTTTACAACTTGCTGTCTCCTTTTCTACGCTTGGAATCGTTTATGCTATCGTTACAATAAAATATCAGGTTCCTTTTAAAGAAGCTTTCGGGATATATTTTCACAAAACCCCATATTTCTTTAAACAGGGGATTTTAGCTGCCATAGCAATTCTTTTATGTACAACACTGCTAAGTTTTATGTTTTCCCAATTTGGCGGAGCAGTTAAGCAAAGCCCTTATATATCCATGCCGGAAGATAAAATCAAAGCAATAATTTTTCTTGCTATTTTTATTGCGCCTATAATTGAAGAAATATTTTTCAGGGGTTTTATGCAGCCTGCACTTGTGAAAACAATCGGTGCTTTTCCGGGGATTGTTATTACAGCCTTGATTTTTGGATTTTCTCATACACAGTATTTTAATTATAACGCTGCTCTGGTTGCTGTTACAACAATAGGTTTGATTTTGGGGATAACAAAATATTATACGGGCTCTGTAATCCCCGGGATTTTTGCGCATTTGTTCAATAATTTGCTTGCGGCAATAAGTCTTTTATCGCTTCATTAA